The nucleotide window CAGGAGGCGCCCGTTGACTTCGACGGTCGCGCGGAACGCCTTTGCGTGATCTGGGCCTTCCGTCGAGGTGATGCGGTAGCGCGGCAGTCTGCGTTCCGTCTGCTGCACGAACTCCTGCAACCGGCTCTTGTAGTCCCCGTGGGGTTCGTCGAGGTCCTGCATCAGATCTCGGTACCAGCCGCTGACGACCGCGTGCGCCACGCCGAACCCCGCGTCCAGGTAGATCGCGCCCACCACAGCCTCCAGCACGTCGGCCAGCATGGACGTGCGTTCGCGGCCCCCGCCCCGCTCTTCGCCGCGACCCAGCCGGACATAAGACCCCAGATCGAGCGAACGGGCGATGTTCGCCAGTGTGGGCTCGTTGACCAGGCGCGCGCGCAGACGTGCCAAGTCGCCCTCGGGACGGTCGGGGAACCGACGGTACAAGTGGTCGCTCACCACGAGGTTGAGCACCGCATCACCCAGAAACTCCATCCGCTCGTAGCTGTCGCCGCGGCCCGTCCTGCCCTCGTGCGCGTAAGACCCGTGGGTGAGCGCCAGGTTGAGCAGACCGAGGTCGCGGAAGCGGACCCCGAGTCGATCGCACAGCGTGCGCAACTGCTCGGCGCGTTGTCTTTCCAGTTCCTCCGCCGACGCCGGGACGACGCGTGTCTCAGCCATCTTTGAGAGCGCGCACAGCCAGGGTGGTGTTGTGACCGCCGAATCCGAACGCGTTGGAGAGGGCCACCCGGACCCGTGCGCTGCGTGCCTTGTTGGGCACGTAGTCGAGGTCACATTCCGGATCGGGCTTCTCGTAGTTGATCGTCGGAGGCAGCCGGCCGTGGTGGATGGCCAGCGCGCACGCGATGAGTTCCACGCCGCCGGCCGCCCCCAGCAGGTGCCCGGTCATCGACTTCGTCGAGCTCACCGCCAGGCGGTACGCGTGATCCCCGAAGACGCGCTTGATGGCCATCGTCTCGAACTTGTCGTTGTAGGGCGTGCTGGTGCCGTGGGCGTTGATGTAGTCTACGTCCTCGGGGCGGAGCCCGGCGTCCTGCAGACAGGCGCGCATCGCCCGCGCCGCGCCGTCGCCCTCGGGGTCGGGCATCGTGATGTGGTAGGCGTCGGCACTCATGCCGTAACCGACGATTTCGCAGTAGATCGGAGCACCGCGCTGCCTGGCCTGTTCCAGCTCCTCGAGGATCACCACCCCTGCCCCCTCGCCCATGACGAACCCGTCGCGGTCCGCGTCGAAGGGACGCACCGCCCGGTGCGGCTCGTCGTTTCGCTCGGACATCGCCTTCATCGAGCAGAACCCGGCGATGGACAGGGCCGTGATCGCCGCCTCCGTACCGCCGGCGATCATCGCGTCGGCGTCACCGCGCTGGATGATTTTGAACGCGTCGCCGATCGCGTTGCCGCCAGTGGCGCAGGCCGTGACGACGGCGCTGTTCGGACCGCGTGCGCCCGTGAGGATGCTGACCATGCCCGCGGCCATGTTCAAGATCAGCATCGGGATGAAAAAGGGGCTCACCCGATCCGGACCCCGCTCCAGCAGTGTCCGGTGCTGTTGCTCCCAG belongs to Armatimonadota bacterium and includes:
- the rnc gene encoding ribonuclease III, encoding MAETRVVPASAEELERQRAEQLRTLCDRLGVRFRDLGLLNLALTHGSYAHEGRTGRGDSYERMEFLGDAVLNLVVSDHLYRRFPDRPEGDLARLRARLVNEPTLANIARSLDLGSYVRLGRGEERGGGRERTSMLADVLEAVVGAIYLDAGFGVAHAVVSGWYRDLMQDLDEPHGDYKSRLQEFVQQTERRLPRYRITSTEGPDHAKAFRATVEVNGRLLGEGRGRSKKEAEQAAAAEALVRLGLRAR
- the fabF gene encoding beta-ketoacyl-ACP synthase II, with translation MRQRRVVITGVGVVTPIGTGKDRFWDALMEGRSGVRTIQSFDPSPFPTRIAAEVVDFDPLAYLDRKEVKRNDRFVQFAVAATRMALEDARFSITPHNADRVGVVIGSGIGGANTWEQQHRTLLERGPDRVSPFFIPMLILNMAAGMVSILTGARGPNSAVVTACATGGNAIGDAFKIIQRGDADAMIAGGTEAAITALSIAGFCSMKAMSERNDEPHRAVRPFDADRDGFVMGEGAGVVILEELEQARQRGAPIYCEIVGYGMSADAYHITMPDPEGDGAARAMRACLQDAGLRPEDVDYINAHGTSTPYNDKFETMAIKRVFGDHAYRLAVSSTKSMTGHLLGAAGGVELIACALAIHHGRLPPTINYEKPDPECDLDYVPNKARSARVRVALSNAFGFGGHNTTLAVRALKDG